A window from Bacteroidota bacterium encodes these proteins:
- a CDS encoding SDR family oxidoreductase, translated as MSNNTKKIAIVTGGGSGLGYAIAEKFTQSGIETIIAGRDKEKLNTAKEKLGLLCHPMSCDLSDLSSIPGFINAIIKQFGQIDILVNNAGINMKKEFIEVTDEDFQKIITTNLTSVFSISREVVKHMLDKKSGCIINISSMAAQYGLPKVIAYSASKTAIDGMTRAMAVELSPKGIRVNAIAPGFIYSDMTAKALDSDPERKAKVFSRTPMGVMGQASDIGDAALFLASDAAKYITGVVLPVDGGNSIGF; from the coding sequence ATGAGTAATAACACAAAAAAAATTGCTATTGTAACAGGTGGTGGTTCGGGTCTGGGCTATGCTATTGCAGAAAAGTTTACACAATCAGGCATTGAAACCATTATTGCAGGAAGGGATAAAGAAAAATTAAATACAGCAAAAGAAAAACTGGGTCTGTTGTGTCATCCCATGAGTTGTGACTTGAGTGATCTTTCCTCCATCCCTGGATTTATTAATGCTATTATTAAACAATTCGGGCAAATAGATATCCTGGTGAATAACGCAGGCATTAATATGAAAAAAGAATTCATAGAAGTAACTGATGAAGATTTTCAGAAGATCATTACAACCAATCTTACTTCTGTTTTTTCCATAAGCCGTGAAGTGGTGAAACATATGCTTGATAAAAAAAGCGGATGCATTATTAATATCAGCTCGATGGCAGCACAGTATGGTTTACCAAAAGTGATTGCTTACAGTGCCAGCAAAACTGCAATTGATGGAATGACAAGGGCCATGGCAGTTGAACTATCACCAAAAGGAATTCGTGTAAATGCAATTGCACCAGGTTTTATTTATTCAGACATGACAGCAAAAGCACTGGACAGTGATCCGGAACGAAAAGCAAAAGTATTCTCAAGAACACCAATGGGAGTAATGGGGCAAGCTTCGGATATAGGTGATGCAGCTTTGTTTTTAGCAAGTGATGCCGCGAAATACATTACAGGTGTTGTGTTGCCGGTAGATGGTGGCAATAGTATCGGTTTTTAA
- a CDS encoding alpha-glucuronidase, giving the protein MKLVLFIILLLTASLTKAEDGYDLWLRYKPVEDAKRLTEYKSLFSKISISGNSVTVQIIKDELTKASLGMLNQKPLFIQGYQNKVTLQFIKNNSPLAVYDPQSENKVLKLGDEGFLIKRGVEGQVMVYSGSEVGLLYGAFHILRLMQTRQDVWSPKPFVSIPYLKLRLLNHWDNLNRTVERGYAGFSIWNWHTLPDYIDQRYIDYARANASIGINGTVLTNVNANATILTKPWLEKVKALADLFRPYGIKVYLTARFSAPIELGKLNSADPLNDTVQQWWKEKVKEIYSIIPDFGGFLVKANSEGQPGPQDYKRNHADGANMLADAVAPFGGIIMWRAFVYNPESNDRFKQAYEEFQPLDGKFRKNVLVQVKNGPIDFQPREPFSPLFGAMPQTPLMMELQLTQEYLGQGTHLVYEAPLFKEVLSADTYSKGKSSTVAKVIDGSLDNHTLTGMAGVSNIGNDINWCGHPFAQANWYALGRLSWDYNLSSDQIADEWIRQTITNDKKSVTVIKNIMLNSREALVNYMTPIGLTHIMYNGHHYGPMPWGNSLNRPDWNPVYYHKADSIGIGFDRTVKGTNALAQYKTEINNAFSDINKCPDEYLLWFHHASWDHKMKSGRTLWNELCYKYYTGVDSVKSFQQQWSKLEKNIDKERFAQVKQLLNIQLKDAIWWRNACLLYFQTFSKMPIPANYEQPDKTLEYYKSIRVLFAPGN; this is encoded by the coding sequence ATGAAGCTTGTATTATTCATCATATTATTATTAACTGCTTCCTTAACAAAAGCGGAAGATGGATATGATTTATGGCTTAGGTATAAGCCAGTAGAGGATGCCAAACGATTAACCGAATACAAATCACTTTTTAGTAAAATTTCAATATCAGGAAATTCTGTTACTGTACAAATTATTAAAGATGAGCTTACAAAAGCTTCATTAGGCATGCTAAATCAGAAACCATTATTCATTCAAGGTTATCAGAATAAGGTTACACTCCAGTTCATTAAAAACAATTCACCACTTGCAGTTTATGATCCACAATCTGAAAACAAAGTTTTAAAACTTGGAGACGAGGGCTTTCTGATAAAAAGAGGTGTAGAAGGTCAGGTAATGGTTTACTCTGGCTCTGAAGTTGGATTATTGTATGGAGCATTTCATATTCTCAGGCTTATGCAAACAAGGCAGGACGTTTGGAGCCCCAAGCCTTTTGTCTCCATTCCCTATCTGAAGCTACGTTTACTGAATCATTGGGATAATCTCAACAGAACTGTAGAAAGAGGTTATGCGGGTTTTTCCATATGGAACTGGCATACTTTACCCGACTATATAGATCAGCGCTATATTGATTATGCAAGAGCAAATGCATCGATTGGTATTAACGGAACAGTTCTTACAAATGTGAATGCCAATGCAACGATACTTACAAAACCCTGGTTAGAAAAAGTAAAAGCATTGGCAGATCTTTTTCGTCCGTATGGAATAAAAGTTTATCTCACGGCAAGATTCAGTGCACCGATAGAATTAGGAAAATTAAACTCAGCTGATCCACTGAATGATACAGTTCAGCAATGGTGGAAAGAAAAAGTAAAAGAAATTTATTCGATCATCCCTGATTTTGGCGGCTTCCTTGTAAAAGCAAACAGCGAAGGGCAGCCAGGTCCGCAAGATTATAAAAGAAATCATGCAGATGGCGCAAATATGCTGGCTGATGCAGTAGCACCATTCGGAGGAATTATTATGTGGCGGGCATTTGTTTATAATCCCGAGTCAAACGACCGGTTCAAACAAGCTTATGAAGAATTCCAACCGCTTGATGGCAAGTTCAGAAAGAATGTTTTAGTTCAAGTGAAAAACGGACCGATCGATTTTCAACCGAGAGAACCTTTTTCTCCTTTATTCGGTGCAATGCCACAAACTCCTTTGATGATGGAGCTTCAATTGACACAGGAGTACCTGGGACAGGGAACTCATTTAGTTTACGAAGCCCCTTTGTTTAAAGAAGTGCTGAGTGCTGATACTTATTCAAAAGGAAAATCTTCAACAGTCGCAAAAGTAATAGATGGCAGTTTGGATAATCATACCTTGACTGGCATGGCCGGAGTAAGTAATATCGGTAATGATATTAACTGGTGTGGCCATCCTTTTGCACAGGCCAATTGGTATGCCTTAGGAAGGCTAAGCTGGGATTATAATTTGTCATCTGATCAAATAGCAGATGAATGGATAAGACAAACAATTACTAATGACAAGAAATCTGTTACAGTTATAAAGAACATCATGCTTAATTCACGTGAAGCATTGGTAAACTATATGACTCCAATTGGTCTTACACATATTATGTACAACGGCCATCATTATGGACCAATGCCATGGGGTAATTCATTGAACCGCCCTGACTGGAACCCAGTATATTATCATAAAGCTGATTCAATTGGAATTGGTTTTGACAGAACAGTAAAAGGAACAAATGCATTGGCTCAATATAAAACAGAAATAAATAATGCTTTCTCTGATATAAATAAATGTCCGGATGAATATCTCTTATGGTTTCATCATGCATCATGGGATCATAAAATGAAAAGTGGAAGAACATTGTGGAATGAACTCTGTTATAAATATTATACCGGCGTGGATTCAGTTAAATCATTTCAGCAACAATGGAGCAAACTGGAAAAGAACATCGATAAAGAACGATTCGCACAGGTAAAGCAATTGCTGAATATTCAATTGAAAGATGCAATATGGTGGCGCAATGCCTGCTTATTGTATTTCCAGACTTTTTCTAAAATGCCGATACCCGCCAACTATGAACAACCAGATAAAACACTGGAGTATTATAAAAGCATAAGAGTTTTATTTGCACCGGGTAATTAG
- a CDS encoding LacI family transcriptional regulator, whose protein sequence is MKPKKEVTIYDIAQKLELSSATVSRALKNHPAINKNTRKKIQDAAKELGYRHNTFASNLRKQKTNTIGVIVHELNSNFITSVLAGIEKVTTEAGYDLIIAHSSESYDKEAANALNLFHKRVDGLIASLAFDTEGLEHYKSFSDRSIPIIFFDRVEENSDSTKVIIDNYKCGYQATQHLIEQGCRRIVLVTANLKRNVYAQRHKGYVDALFDNGIAYDKEKVLIKDLSEQCGVEAALQILKMKPLPDGAFITNDFSAAVCMQTLKEHGINIPEDIAIVGFNNDAIGKIVEPQLTTIDYPGIDMGEIAARNLINHLKGLSNIKHTQTIVIRSDLIIRKSSLKKKGIPKL, encoded by the coding sequence ATGAAGCCTAAAAAAGAAGTTACTATTTATGATATTGCCCAGAAACTGGAGCTTTCATCAGCCACTGTAAGCCGTGCATTAAAGAACCACCCAGCCATTAATAAAAATACCCGGAAGAAGATACAGGACGCAGCAAAAGAACTGGGCTATCGCCACAATACGTTTGCCAGCAATCTCAGGAAACAAAAAACAAATACCATCGGTGTTATTGTGCATGAATTGAACAGTAACTTCATTACATCTGTTCTGGCAGGTATTGAAAAAGTAACAACAGAAGCCGGCTATGATCTTATCATTGCCCACTCATCGGAGAGCTATGATAAGGAAGCGGCAAATGCCTTGAATCTTTTTCATAAAAGAGTAGACGGGCTGATCGCTTCACTTGCTTTTGACACAGAAGGACTGGAACACTATAAATCTTTTTCCGACAGGTCCATTCCTATTATCTTTTTTGATCGTGTGGAAGAAAACAGTGACAGCACAAAGGTTATAATAGATAATTATAAATGCGGCTACCAGGCAACACAGCATTTAATTGAACAAGGGTGTAGACGAATTGTTCTTGTTACAGCCAACCTGAAACGTAACGTTTATGCCCAGCGGCATAAAGGATATGTGGATGCTTTATTTGATAATGGAATTGCTTATGACAAAGAAAAAGTTCTAATTAAGGATTTGAGTGAACAATGCGGTGTAGAAGCTGCTTTACAAATTTTAAAAATGAAACCTCTGCCTGACGGAGCATTTATTACTAATGATTTCTCTGCGGCTGTGTGTATGCAAACACTGAAGGAACATGGAATAAATATCCCAGAGGATATTGCAATTGTTGGTTTCAATAATGATGCGATCGGAAAAATTGTAGAGCCACAGCTTACTACTATCGATTATCCGGGTATTGATATGGGTGAAATTGCTGCCCGTAACTTGATCAACCACCTCAAGGGATTATCCAATATCAAACATACTCAAACGATAGTGATACGTTCGGACCTGATCATAAGAAAATCCTCCTTAAAAAAAAAAGGCATCCCTAAGTTGTAG
- a CDS encoding LacI family transcriptional regulator codes for MAEQKEITIYDIAKHLNISATTVSRGLKNHPAINKNTRKKIAEAAQELGYRSNMFASSLRSKRTHAIGVIVPRLNSSFMSSVLAGMEDVATREHYNLIITQSLEKREKEKINAHTLFNKRVDGLLISLAYDTENISHLQAFFNKGIPVVFFDRTFPHSESTSIIIDNFLAAYDVTKHLLEQGCKRIMHLGGNLLRDVYSERLRGYKKALQDFDIPFDDTLHYISELNEQAGTDAAEHILKMKVANRPDAVFAANDTAAVHCMMRLKTAGINIPDDIAFAGFNNDPISKVIEPNLTTVNYSGFQVGEVAVMNLINHLKGLSSTKTTNTIVLRADLVIRESSLKNKSS; via the coding sequence ATGGCAGAGCAAAAGGAAATAACGATCTATGATATTGCTAAACATCTTAATATTTCAGCCACTACAGTGAGCAGGGGTCTTAAGAATCATCCTGCCATTAATAAGAATACCCGAAAAAAAATTGCTGAAGCAGCGCAGGAATTGGGATATCGTTCAAACATGTTTGCTAGTAGCTTACGTAGCAAACGCACCCATGCTATTGGTGTGATCGTACCCCGGCTTAACAGTAGTTTTATGTCCTCCGTTCTTGCCGGAATGGAAGATGTGGCCACCCGTGAACATTATAATCTTATTATAACCCAATCTCTTGAAAAGCGGGAAAAAGAAAAGATCAATGCTCATACTTTGTTCAATAAACGAGTGGATGGGTTACTGATATCGCTGGCTTATGATACTGAGAATATCTCCCATCTCCAGGCTTTTTTTAATAAGGGAATACCGGTCGTTTTTTTTGACAGAACCTTTCCACATAGCGAAAGCACAAGCATTATTATTGATAACTTTTTAGCTGCATACGATGTGACTAAACACTTGCTGGAACAGGGTTGTAAGCGAATCATGCATCTCGGTGGCAACCTGCTTCGGGATGTCTATTCTGAACGTTTAAGAGGGTATAAAAAGGCCTTGCAGGACTTTGATATTCCGTTTGACGATACGCTTCATTATATCAGCGAACTTAATGAACAGGCTGGTACCGATGCTGCCGAACATATATTAAAAATGAAAGTTGCAAACCGCCCCGATGCAGTCTTTGCCGCTAACGATACAGCAGCAGTTCACTGCATGATGCGGTTAAAAACAGCGGGCATAAATATTCCGGATGATATTGCTTTTGCGGGCTTTAATAATGACCCTATCAGCAAGGTCATTGAACCTAATCTTACTACTGTAAATTATTCAGGGTTCCAGGTAGGTGAGGTAGCAGTAATGAATCTTATCAACCATCTTAAAGGTTTATCAAGTACAAAAACCACCAATACAATTGTGCTCCGTGCAGATCTTGTGATCCGCGAATCCTCTTTAAAAAACAAATCTTCCTAA
- a CDS encoding TonB-dependent receptor: MKVSLQRARKVLVWQNRSMQKLLSFAFSGFLILSLSLPGLTQNNIQVKGRVADETGHGVAKASISVKGTTIGATADENGNYEITAPSNGTLVISAINFATQEVKINGRPTLNVDLASIEKVESEVIVTGYGITQRKKDVTGSIVSVKGETLNEIKAPNVINQLQGRAAGVDIVTNGNTIGTAGQIRIRGNRSITGNNNPLIVVDGMAYGGSINDINPDNVASLDVLKDASATAIYGSRGSNGVIIITTKRGTNGKAVTSYNGYVGVVNPIGTYRLFNGTEYAQFKADAAAGNSVTAGASLYSLRAIEQTNLAAGVSTDWQDLLLTEGIRTSHDLSVKGGTDRTQYFFGLGYYRETGVTHDQDLDRYSFSVNIDHKLSERFKVGFTSFNTILKSNRLGTNAYGSATRLGPLFKPYNDDGTLNFKPASSQGVDDAQINPLTSIGNDDLIKAYQRRLQIQDNFYLELKILKELKFKTSFGFGWSQTLGQNYTGPNTVFNNNTTTANSSLSQSNAEGWQYTINNSFEYAKTFAQKHKLQAQVLQEIQKNHFQSQQFNGVGVPADFLQDYNWQQVNTINPQGGAYSESALIGYMARAIYSFDDKYLLTATVRTDGASVLAPGHQWVTYPAFNVGWNIDRENFMSGINVISSLKLRGGWGVSSNAGINPYTTLGSLTANFYNYGQGSTVGTNYANGYLINSAPNPDLTWEKTAGLNIGVDFGLFKNRLTGSIDYYDTKTTDILLQKRIPGSLGVPGGQLTNVGETASHGLEVVLSSRNIETKGGFTWRTDFNVFYNREKIVALQNNLKQDLGNGWFVGQPVTTIYDYKKIGIWQTSEAAQATIYGVKPGDIKIEDMTKDNSITSADRQIIGNFQPDFIAGMTNYFKYKDFDLSFVLFGRFGQTVVCTYLSADGGGNGYPFFLNSRVEQLKVDYWTPTNPTNDFPQPDAGVDGLQYTSTLTYRDGSFIKIRTIDLGYNLPTRLVSKAGIQSLRVYVSAQNPFILWAPLVRDNLGLDPEGNGVGNSIGTQGGGATSVANDRAITVGMGVPPTRQIILGVNLKF; the protein is encoded by the coding sequence ATGAAAGTATCATTACAACGAGCCAGAAAAGTCCTCGTTTGGCAAAACCGGTCCATGCAAAAGTTACTATCTTTTGCATTTTCAGGTTTCCTCATTTTGAGTCTCTCTCTTCCCGGTCTGACCCAAAATAACATCCAGGTGAAAGGACGTGTTGCGGATGAAACCGGTCACGGTGTTGCCAAGGCTTCAATTTCTGTCAAAGGCACTACGATCGGTGCCACCGCAGATGAAAATGGTAACTATGAGATCACAGCACCTTCCAATGGTACGCTGGTGATTTCTGCGATAAATTTTGCAACTCAGGAGGTAAAAATAAACGGCAGGCCAACATTGAATGTTGACCTCGCTTCAATAGAAAAGGTCGAAAGCGAAGTAATTGTAACCGGTTATGGGATTACCCAAAGAAAAAAAGATGTTACAGGTTCTATAGTATCTGTAAAAGGAGAAACGCTAAACGAGATCAAAGCACCTAATGTCATTAATCAGTTACAGGGTCGTGCAGCCGGTGTAGACATTGTTACTAATGGTAATACTATTGGAACAGCAGGTCAAATTCGTATTCGTGGCAACCGCTCAATAACTGGTAACAATAATCCATTGATCGTTGTAGATGGAATGGCATACGGAGGAAGCATCAACGATATTAATCCGGACAACGTGGCAAGTCTTGACGTATTGAAAGATGCTTCTGCAACAGCCATATATGGCTCACGCGGTTCAAATGGCGTTATTATCATCACAACAAAACGAGGCACAAACGGCAAAGCAGTTACAAGCTATAATGGTTATGTAGGCGTGGTCAATCCAATTGGCACTTACAGGCTGTTTAATGGAACGGAATATGCACAGTTTAAAGCGGATGCCGCTGCAGGTAATTCCGTTACCGCCGGTGCAAGTCTTTATTCGCTCAGAGCCATCGAGCAAACTAACCTGGCAGCGGGAGTAAGTACAGATTGGCAGGACCTGTTGCTGACTGAAGGTATCAGAACAAGCCATGATTTAAGTGTTAAAGGAGGTACAGATAGAACACAATATTTCTTCGGTTTAGGTTATTACAGGGAAACGGGGGTCACACACGACCAGGATCTGGATCGTTATTCTTTCAGTGTCAATATCGATCACAAATTGTCTGAACGTTTTAAAGTCGGGTTTACCAGTTTCAACACTATTCTAAAATCAAATAGGCTCGGCACCAATGCTTATGGCTCCGCAACAAGGCTCGGCCCTCTGTTTAAGCCCTATAACGATGATGGTACTTTAAATTTTAAGCCTGCAAGCTCCCAGGGTGTGGATGATGCACAAATAAATCCACTTACTTCCATAGGTAATGATGATTTGATCAAAGCATATCAACGCAGACTTCAGATACAGGATAATTTTTACCTGGAGCTGAAAATATTAAAAGAGCTGAAGTTCAAAACGAGTTTTGGTTTTGGCTGGTCTCAGACTTTAGGCCAGAATTATACAGGGCCGAACACCGTATTTAACAATAACACTACAACAGCAAATTCAAGTCTTAGCCAGTCCAATGCAGAAGGCTGGCAATATACCATCAACAACTCTTTTGAGTATGCTAAGACCTTTGCCCAAAAACATAAACTGCAGGCACAGGTTTTACAAGAAATACAAAAGAATCATTTCCAGTCCCAGCAATTCAATGGAGTTGGCGTACCTGCCGACTTTCTGCAGGATTATAACTGGCAGCAGGTAAATACGATCAATCCACAAGGCGGAGCCTATAGCGAATCTGCTTTGATTGGTTATATGGCTAGAGCGATTTATTCATTCGATGATAAATATTTACTGACCGCGACGGTGAGAACGGATGGCGCCTCTGTATTAGCACCGGGTCATCAATGGGTGACTTATCCAGCCTTCAATGTTGGTTGGAATATCGATAGAGAGAACTTCATGAGTGGTATAAATGTGATTTCAAGCCTCAAACTGAGAGGAGGTTGGGGGGTCAGTTCTAACGCTGGTATAAATCCTTATACTACCTTAGGTAGCCTTACTGCCAATTTCTATAATTATGGTCAGGGTTCTACAGTCGGCACCAATTACGCAAACGGTTATCTTATTAATTCAGCTCCTAACCCTGATCTCACCTGGGAAAAAACGGCGGGTCTGAATATTGGCGTTGACTTTGGTCTTTTTAAAAACCGTCTGACGGGTTCAATAGATTATTATGACACCAAAACAACTGATATCTTGTTGCAGAAAAGGATTCCAGGCAGTCTCGGTGTTCCCGGTGGTCAATTGACCAACGTGGGTGAGACAGCATCTCATGGTTTGGAAGTTGTTTTGAGCAGCCGGAATATCGAGACCAAAGGCGGATTTACATGGCGCACTGATTTCAATGTGTTCTACAACAGGGAAAAGATCGTGGCCCTGCAGAATAATCTTAAACAAGATTTGGGGAATGGATGGTTCGTAGGTCAACCAGTTACTACGATCTATGATTACAAAAAAATTGGTATCTGGCAAACAAGCGAAGCAGCACAGGCTACAATATATGGAGTAAAGCCAGGTGATATTAAGATAGAGGATATGACCAAGGATAATTCAATTACTTCTGCGGATCGGCAAATAATAGGGAATTTTCAACCCGATTTCATAGCAGGCATGACCAACTATTTCAAATATAAGGATTTTGACCTGAGCTTTGTCCTGTTCGGACGCTTTGGCCAGACCGTGGTGTGTACTTATCTATCTGCAGATGGCGGTGGTAATGGGTATCCATTTTTCCTGAACAGCCGCGTAGAGCAGTTAAAGGTAGATTACTGGACCCCGACCAATCCCACTAATGATTTTCCCCAGCCCGATGCCGGTGTCGATGGATTGCAATACACATCAACGCTGACCTACCGGGACGGCTCTTTTATTAAGATAAGAACTATCGACTTGGGATATAATTTACCTACAAGGTTGGTTAGTAAGGCAGGTATTCAATCATTAAGGGTATATGTATCAGCACAGAATCCTTTTATCCTCTGGGCCCCACTCGTAAGAGATAATTTGGGTCTTGATCCGGAAGGTAATGGTGTAGGAAATTCAATCGGCACACAGGGTGGTGGTGCAACCTCAGTAGCTAACGATCGGGCGATAACTGTCGGAATGGGTGTGCCACCAACACGCCAAATTATTCTTGGAGTAAACCTTAAATTCTAA
- a CDS encoding RagB/SusD family nutrient uptake outer membrane protein, with protein sequence MKHRKIIQSLFLIAIIFANTGCKKLLEEQPRTSFTPPFFATSDGLQGGIAGIYTSFRTQWSNQIWTQLFDGGTDEALRGGSVDAGAASWMIYNNPVIKSNTSNYEGFWNTLYTDINTANGVLQYGVDADIPAATKTQLLAQAKFLRGFCYFYLVTTFGQVPLHTTLNTSASTADAPAPLADLYAQIIKDFTEASADLPNIPNAAMGKPAFKATALFLLAKTYLWRGWSTAAQPNDYQQAYTISKAIIDNKATYGLNLLPSFSTVFREGQEYSSEILMVIDHTKDLKFGQNSPVGNGATSFSENKSNFMWRPNYPTMNANYPATGGSNVCLRDTRNGRPFVRLRPNTKYVMDQAFANRATDSRYDGTFETIWLSNSIPESVKGTTGVTTPRGTLINGVDTAIWMADRVVTAAERAAFKGIILEPDHLAGATVKYTAAFFPSVRKFDDSTRGHMNDYSDRPYILFRFAEVYLIAAEAAIKGGATAQDAANMINVLRTRAALKDNQTPAQYAAAVAAQQITSGQATLDFLLDERSRELFAEDCRWWDLSRTKTLVSRVQLHNTEAAAGVQPFNMLRPIPQSQIDLVTEGPVYPQNPGYQ encoded by the coding sequence ATGAAACATAGAAAAATTATACAAAGCCTATTTTTAATCGCAATAATATTTGCGAACACAGGGTGTAAAAAGCTATTGGAAGAACAGCCCAGGACGAGTTTCACACCTCCTTTCTTCGCCACGAGTGATGGTCTCCAGGGTGGTATTGCCGGCATTTACACTAGTTTTCGAACTCAGTGGTCAAATCAAATTTGGACTCAATTGTTCGATGGAGGTACCGATGAAGCCCTTCGGGGCGGGTCTGTTGACGCCGGCGCAGCCAGCTGGATGATCTACAATAACCCGGTAATAAAAAGTAATACCAGCAATTATGAAGGTTTCTGGAACACGTTGTATACTGATATCAATACAGCAAATGGAGTTTTGCAATATGGAGTCGATGCAGATATACCGGCGGCTACCAAAACCCAGCTCCTGGCCCAGGCTAAATTCCTACGGGGCTTCTGTTATTTTTATCTTGTAACAACATTTGGCCAGGTTCCTTTGCACACAACTCTTAATACATCTGCATCAACGGCCGATGCTCCTGCTCCCCTTGCCGATTTATATGCGCAAATTATCAAAGACTTCACTGAAGCATCTGCTGATTTGCCGAATATCCCGAATGCAGCAATGGGTAAGCCAGCATTCAAAGCAACAGCGTTATTCCTGCTTGCCAAAACATATCTCTGGCGCGGTTGGTCGACTGCTGCACAGCCCAACGACTACCAGCAGGCATACACCATATCTAAAGCTATCATTGATAATAAGGCAACATATGGCTTGAACCTTTTGCCTAGTTTCAGTACGGTGTTTAGGGAAGGACAGGAATATAGCTCTGAAATATTGATGGTAATAGATCATACAAAGGACCTTAAATTCGGACAGAACTCTCCAGTAGGCAACGGTGCCACAAGTTTTAGTGAGAACAAATCGAATTTCATGTGGCGCCCCAACTATCCGACTATGAATGCAAACTACCCTGCAACCGGGGGGAGCAATGTTTGTTTGAGAGATACTCGGAATGGTCGTCCTTTTGTTCGCCTCAGACCAAATACAAAATATGTGATGGATCAGGCATTTGCCAACAGGGCCACAGACTCCAGGTATGATGGCACATTTGAGACGATATGGCTGTCCAACAGCATACCTGAATCAGTAAAAGGAACCACGGGTGTCACTACTCCAAGAGGTACACTGATCAATGGTGTAGACACAGCCATTTGGATGGCGGATAGAGTAGTGACTGCGGCTGAAAGAGCTGCCTTCAAAGGAATAATTCTCGAACCGGACCATTTGGCTGGAGCCACCGTAAAATATACAGCAGCCTTCTTCCCCAGCGTGAGAAAATTTGATGACTCAACAAGAGGCCACATGAATGATTATTCAGATAGGCCATACATTCTTTTCCGTTTTGCTGAAGTGTATCTGATAGCCGCCGAAGCAGCCATCAAAGGCGGTGCAACAGCCCAGGACGCTGCAAACATGATAAACGTCCTTAGAACAAGGGCTGCGTTAAAGGACAATCAAACTCCGGCACAATATGCAGCTGCAGTTGCAGCACAACAGATTACCTCTGGCCAGGCGACATTAGATTTTCTGTTGGACGAACGTAGCCGAGAACTATTTGCAGAGGATTGCCGGTGGTGGGACCTTTCGCGAACAAAGACTCTTGTCTCACGAGTTCAGCTACACAATACAGAAGCTGCGGCTGGAGTACAACCATTTAATATGCTAAGACCAATTCCGCAATCGCAGATCGATTTGGTCACCGAAGGTCCGGTTTATCCGCAAAACCCAGGATATCAATAA